GCGACGGCTGCACGGCGCAGGGTCACGCTCGAGTTGAGCACCACCGAGCCAGTGCGCGAGTTGAGCACGACCCGCGCCGGCGCCTCGGTCGGCGTGACCTGCAGCTCCTCGATACGCGCCATGAAGTTGACTCGATCGTTGGCATCGTTCGGTCCTTGGAGGCGAATCGTGCGGCCATCCTGAGCGGCGGCGACCGGCCAGCCAAAGGCGCCATTGATTGCAGCCACGACGCGTTGAGCAGTCCCAAAATCCGCCTGCTTGAGCTGCAGATCCAGAATACCGCCATTGGCTCCAAGGCGCAGCGGTACCTCACGCTCGACCATGGCCCCGCCTGCGATGCGCCCACCGGCCAACTGGTTGACCTGCACGCTACTGCCCCCTGCCGCCGCGCCCGCACCGCCTACCAGCAGGTTGCCTTGGGCGATGGCATAGGTATCGCCATCGGCACCCTTGAGCGGTGTCATCAACAGTGTGCCGCCACGCAGGCTTCGCGCATTTCCGATGGAGGAGACATTGACGTCGAGCCGCTGGCCAGGCTGCGAGAAAGGCGGCAGATCGGCCGTGACCATCACCGCAGCGACATTGCGCAGCTGCATGTTGGTGCCTGCCGGCACGGTAATGCCCATCTGCGAGAGCATGTTGGTCAGGCTCTGGCCGGTAAAGGGAGCCTGCATGGTCTGGTCGCCAGTCCCGTCGAGTCCCACCACCAGGCCATAGCCGACCAGAGCGTTGTCACGTACGCCAGCGAAGGTCGCAAGCTCACGCAACCGCTCGGCCTGGGCCGGAATGACCAGGCCCAGCCACAGCACCGATATCAGCACCAGTCGCAGCAGACCCCGCACGAGCGGCAAAGAAGGGAAAGAGAGCATGCACATAGTCAGTCGATCCCGATCAGAATGGCGACACATTGAGGAAGAAGCGCTGCAACCACCCCATGTGCTGTGCTTCGTTGATGTAACCATCGCCAACGTACTCGATGCGTGCATCAGCGACCTGTGTTGAGGGCACGGTATTCTGGCCAGTGATGGTGCGCGGGTTGACCACCCCGGAGAAGCGGATGAACTCGACTCCCTGGTTGATGGCGATCTGCTTTTCACCGCGCACCCGCAGGTTGCCATTGGCCATCACGTCAAGCACCGAGACGGTGATCGTGCCAGTGAAGCTGTTGTTGGCCTGGGATCCACCGCCGCCACTGAAGGCACTGGTACCGGTGAGATCGAAGCCATACTCCTCGAGGATATCCAACACATCGGGCACCTGAGCGATATTGAGCCCAGACGAACCGGTACGGTTGGCATTGCTCTGGGCGTTCTTGCTGGCGCTCACCTCTTCGTCAAGAACGATGGTCAGGATATCGCCGACCATGCGGGGACGACGATCCTCAAACAGCGGATGGCTGCCCCGATGCGCCTGATAGATGGAACCGTTGGGCTCGGGCGGCAAGCGGTCGGGTATCATCACCTGCTCCTGCTCACCGACGACCGAAGGGCGCGGCATCTGCGCGCAGCCCGCCAGCACCGATACGATCAGTGCCAGGCTCAACAGGCGCCAATTACGCCAGGGGGAAGTCCACCGCTTCATATTGCGCTCCGCTTGGATCCGTACTGCATCGCCATCGACGACGGGTTACAGCTGGGCGAGGCGAGCCAGCATCTCATCGCTGGTCTGCACCGCCTTGCTGTTGATTTCATAGGCACGCTGGGTCTGGATCATGCTGACCATCTCCTCCACCACATTGACGTTGGAGGTTTCCACATAGCCCTGGAACAACCGACCCGCACCATTCATTCCCGGCATGGACTCATTACGCGGACCCGATGAAGTCGTCTCCAGGTAGAGGTTGCCGCCGATGCTCTCGAGCCCCGTCGGGTTGACGAAGGTGGAGATGGTAATCTGGCCGATCTGGTTGCTCTGCGTGGTACCCGGCTGGGTGACCGTGACGATGCCATCCTCGCCGACACTCAGCGAAAGCGCGTTATCGGGGATGATGATCGCCGGCTCCATCGGATATCCGTTGGCAGTGACCATCTGGCCGTTCTCATCGATCTGGAAACTGCCATCCCGGGTATAGGCGGTGGAGCCATCGGGCAGCAGGACCTGGAAGAAGCCCTGGCCATTGATCGCCAGATCGCGCGAGTTCTCGGTATTCTGCAGCCCGCCCTGGGTATGCAGACGCTCGGTGGCGACCGGGCGCACCCCAGTGCCTACCTGCAAACCGGAAGGCAGGCGATTCTGGACATCGTTCTGCGCACCGGGCTGACGCAGGTTCTGATAGAGCAGGTCTTCAAATACCGCCCGCGAGCGCTTGAAGCCATTGGTGCTCACGTTGGCAAGGTTGTTGGAGATCACATCCAACTGCACCTGCTGAGATTCAAGACCGGTCTTGGCGGTCCAGAGTGAATTGATCATGCGTATAGCCTCTGTTTACCCTTGGATGGAGAGCAGGTTGTTGGCGCGCTGAGCGTTCTCATTGGCACTGTCGATGACCTTCATCTGCATGTCGTAGCGCCTGGCTACGTCGATCATCGCCACCATGCTCTCGATGGCGCTGACGTTGCTGCCCTCCAGCGTCCCGCTGACCAGACGCGCCTCTTCATTGGCCTGGAGGATGCCGGGTTCGCCCTCCTCGTTCAGCGGTGGACGGAACAGGCCATCATCGCCGCGGTTCATGGCCACGTCCGGAGTCACCAACTTGAGGCGGCCGACATCCACCAGGGCATCAGGGTCTTCGCCTGCGCCGATCGCACTCAAGGTGCCATCCGCACCTATCGAGACGCTGGAGCCCAGCGGCACGATGATCGGGCCGCCCTCGCCCATCACCGGACGCCCGGTGATCAGCACCACACCATTGCCATCCACCTGCAGATCGCCACGCCGGGTATAGGCCTCGCCACCATCAGCGGTCTGCACGGCAAGCCAGGCATTGCCCTTGAGGGCCACGTCCAGCTCACGGCCGGTCGACATCATCGGCCCCTGTGAAAAATCCGAACCAGGTGTGGTGGCAGCTACCGACACGCGGGTCGGCAACGCACCATCGCCCTGCACCGGCACGGCGCGCATGGCATGCAGCTGGGCACGGAAGCCGGCGGTCGATACGTTGGCCAAGTTGTTGTTGACCACTGCCTGCTGGGTCATGCTCTGCTTGGCGCCGCTCATCGCGGTATAAAGGATGCGATCCATAGGTCAGTTCCCCCGTTCAGCCGTCATCAACGCAGGTTGATGGCGGTCTGCAGGAGTTCATCCTGAGTCTTGATGGTCTGGGAGTTGGCCTGGTAGGCGCGCTGGGCGACGATCATGTCGACCAGCTCCTGGGACATGTCGACGTTGGAGCTCTCCAGCGCCCCGGCCTGCAGGCCACCCAGCAGCCCGGTACCCGGCGCGCCGACCAGCTCCTGTCCCGAAGCGGCCGTGGCCACCCAGGCGTTGTCGCCCACCGGTGTCAGTCCTTCGGGGTTGCGGAAGTTCGCCAGCACGATCTGACCGGCCGCCAGCGACTGCTCGTTGGAGTAGTTACGCATCACTGTGCCATCGTTCTCGATGGTGATGCCAACCAGGGCACCCGAGGTGTAACCGTCCTGGGTCAGGGAACTGACCGTGGAGGTGTTGGCAAACTGGGTCGCGCCCGACAGGTCGAGATTGAACGCCAGCGGTGCCGCGCCGGGGAGGTCATCGAACACGACATCGAAGTTATCGGCGCCGCTCAAGCTACCGCTGGTATCGAACGTCAACAAGCTAGCTGCGGTAGGAGGAGTAGTGGTCAAATCCTCATTTTGTGTAACCTGTATCGGCTCATCGACACCCGCGAGTTTGGCCTGCACTTCCCAGGCGCTGCCATTGGCAGCTTCACTCACCTTGGTGAAATAGAGCGTCATGTTGCGGGCGTTGCCCAGCGAGTCGTAGACCGTGGCATTGGTGGCGTAGCTGTAGCTGGCGGGGTTGCCCATGTCGAACTGGGTAGCGGCCCGATCGATAATCGCTTCGCCGGCATTCAGGTTCATGCCGATATCCACTTGGTTGGTGGCCTGAGCAGGGATGTCGTCCGCCGGCACGCTCAGTGCCACCGGTGCACCACCGACCTGGATATTGCCATCGGCATCCGCGGGGTAGCCCATGATGTTGGCGCCCTGGGAGTTGATCAGGGCACCGGCCGCGGTCATGGTCAGCTGGCCGTTGCGCGAGTAGACCACCTCGCCATTGGGCTGCTGGAAGCGGAAGAAGCCGTCACCGGCGATGGCCAGGTCGAGGTTACGACTGGTCGCCTCGATATTGCCGGCGTTGAAATTCTGCTGCACTCCGGCGACCTGGGTACCCAGGCCGATACGGCTATTGGCATAGACGTCGGCGAACTGCACACTGGAGCTCTTGAAGCCCACCGTCTGGGAGTTGGCGATGTTGTTGCCGATGGCACCCAGCTTGGTGGCGGAAGCGTTCAGACCGCTCAATGCTTGTGAAAAACTCATGATCTTTCCTCGAAGTTAGAGAATCTGCTTGACGTCACTCAGCGCGACCTGACCATACACAGCGCCCAGGTCGAGGCGCACGCTACCGTTCTGGCTGGGCGTCACACCCCCCACCACGGCGTAGTTGAGCGTATCGACGGCGATCGCCTTGTCATCGCTGGTCGCTTCGATACTGACGCGATAGCTGCCCGCCGTTACCTGCTGGCCATCACTGCTCTTGCCGTCCCAGCTGAAGGATTCGACGCCAGCGCTGACCGGACCGATGTCGTACTGATTGATCACCTGGCCACTGGCATTGGT
This DNA window, taken from Halomonas sp. TA22, encodes the following:
- a CDS encoding flagellar basal body P-ring protein FlgI, whose amino-acid sequence is MLSFPSLPLVRGLLRLVLISVLWLGLVIPAQAERLRELATFAGVRDNALVGYGLVVGLDGTGDQTMQAPFTGQSLTNMLSQMGITVPAGTNMQLRNVAAVMVTADLPPFSQPGQRLDVNVSSIGNARSLRGGTLLMTPLKGADGDTYAIAQGNLLVGGAGAAAGGSSVQVNQLAGGRIAGGAMVEREVPLRLGANGGILDLQLKQADFGTAQRVVAAINGAFGWPVAAAQDGRTIRLQGPNDANDRVNFMARIEELQVTPTEAPARVVLNSRTGSVVLNSSVTLRRAAVAHGNLSIIIDTRFGVSQPAPFGAGETVVVPDANIEIYQQDAFLQMVEGADLVDVVNALNALGATPADLMSILEALKAAGSLRADLEII
- a CDS encoding flagellar basal body L-ring protein FlgH, producing MKRWTSPWRNWRLLSLALIVSVLAGCAQMPRPSVVGEQEQVMIPDRLPPEPNGSIYQAHRGSHPLFEDRRPRMVGDILTIVLDEEVSASKNAQSNANRTGSSGLNIAQVPDVLDILEEYGFDLTGTSAFSGGGGSQANNSFTGTITVSVLDVMANGNLRVRGEKQIAINQGVEFIRFSGVVNPRTITGQNTVPSTQVADARIEYVGDGYINEAQHMGWLQRFFLNVSPF
- the flgG gene encoding flagellar basal-body rod protein FlgG, translating into MINSLWTAKTGLESQQVQLDVISNNLANVSTNGFKRSRAVFEDLLYQNLRQPGAQNDVQNRLPSGLQVGTGVRPVATERLHTQGGLQNTENSRDLAINGQGFFQVLLPDGSTAYTRDGSFQIDENGQMVTANGYPMEPAIIIPDNALSLSVGEDGIVTVTQPGTTQSNQIGQITISTFVNPTGLESIGGNLYLETTSSGPRNESMPGMNGAGRLFQGYVETSNVNVVEEMVSMIQTQRAYEINSKAVQTSDEMLARLAQL
- a CDS encoding flagellar basal body rod protein FlgF, coding for MDRILYTAMSGAKQSMTQQAVVNNNLANVSTAGFRAQLHAMRAVPVQGDGALPTRVSVAATTPGSDFSQGPMMSTGRELDVALKGNAWLAVQTADGGEAYTRRGDLQVDGNGVVLITGRPVMGEGGPIIVPLGSSVSIGADGTLSAIGAGEDPDALVDVGRLKLVTPDVAMNRGDDGLFRPPLNEEGEPGILQANEEARLVSGTLEGSNVSAIESMVAMIDVARRYDMQMKVIDSANENAQRANNLLSIQG
- the flgE gene encoding flagellar hook protein FlgE, whose amino-acid sequence is MSFSQALSGLNASATKLGAIGNNIANSQTVGFKSSSVQFADVYANSRIGLGTQVAGVQQNFNAGNIEATSRNLDLAIAGDGFFRFQQPNGEVVYSRNGQLTMTAAGALINSQGANIMGYPADADGNIQVGGAPVALSVPADDIPAQATNQVDIGMNLNAGEAIIDRAATQFDMGNPASYSYATNATVYDSLGNARNMTLYFTKVSEAANGSAWEVQAKLAGVDEPIQVTQNEDLTTTPPTAASLLTFDTSGSLSGADNFDVVFDDLPGAAPLAFNLDLSGATQFANTSTVSSLTQDGYTSGALVGITIENDGTVMRNYSNEQSLAAGQIVLANFRNPEGLTPVGDNAWVATAASGQELVGAPGTGLLGGLQAGALESSNVDMSQELVDMIVAQRAYQANSQTIKTQDELLQTAINLR